The Salinirubellus salinus genome segment CGAACAGCGGCTCCTCGTCCGCTTCGAGCCGGACCTCGACCGGGTCCTCGCGGAGCACTGAGCGGCCCATCCCGAGCAGGTACGCGAGGGGGCCGGGGAGCCACCCGAACGCCTCGCTGGCCTCGACCGCGGCGCGGAACAGCCCCCCGGTGAACCCGAGCAGGAAGTAGCCCGTCTCGCCGTCGGCCTTGTACCGGCCGGCGTCGACGGGTCGGACCTCGAAAGCGCGACCGACTCGGCGCGCGACGGCCCGCCAGTCGTGCTCGCCGTAGCAGTGCCGGTAGAGCGAGTTCCCCCGACCGCCGGGGACGACGTACAGTGGCGGCGGCTCGCGCCCCTCGGCGAGGTACGCGCTCGCCACCTCGCGGACGGTGCCGTCGCCACCGACGACGGCGAGGAGTTCCCGGTCGGCGAACGACCGGCCCGCGTCGTCAGCCTCCCCCGGCCCGGAGAGCACCGTCGCGTCGACACGCCACCCGTCACCGAGCGCGGCACGGAGCGTCTCCAGCATCGTAACCCCACGCCCGTCGCCGGAGACGGGGTTGACGACGGCGCCCGCGCGCCGCTCCGTCACCGGTGTGGCACCTCGGGCGCGGCGGCCGTGCCGCGGGAGACGAGGGCGGCCACCTCCTCGAGTGACACCGGCCCATCGGGGTCACGGAGCGCCTCGACCGCGGGCCGCACGGGGGCGTCGGCCCCGGCGAGTTCCACGAGCGCCCCCTCGCACTTGCGGCGGGCGACGGCACGCGTCTCCGAGAGCGGCCGCCCCGCGAACCCCATCGGGTGTGGGCACTCGGCGGTGACGGACTGCCCGTCGCTGAGGTGGACCGTCACTCGGGCGCCGAGGCGTTTCTCCGCGGCCGAGAGGTCCGTCGGGAGTGGGCGCTTGCGGACGAACCGGAGCAGCGTGGGCAGGTTCGCCACCGTCGCCCCCCCGCCGACGGTCTTCGCGGAGTACGGGAGGACGAGCGGGCCGACCCGACGGAGCATCGCCCCGAGCGGCACCTCCGACCGGAGGGCGTCCGTCGTGAACTCGGCGTCGTGTTCCAGTTCGACCCGGTCGGCGAGCTCCCAGACGTCGCGCTTCCCACGGCGAGCGTCGGCGAACTGCCGGGGCGTGTGCTCCCCGTCGAGGAGGGCGACGGCGACGTTGTACGGCACCGAGAAGTTGAGCGCCGCGAGCGTCGAGTCCGGGCCCCGGACGTACCGACTCGCACGTTCGTCGACCTGCGTGGTGAACAGTGACGTCTCGACGGTGACGTGGCTGACGGGGACGGTCCCGTCGAACCGCCGGTCGAGTTCGCGCCGGGCGTCGAGGGCGGCCTCGACGGGTGCCGAGACGTACGCACAGCCGGGGTGCGCCTTCACCGTCACCGCACGGGTGTGCCAGCGTCCCTCGACCGGGCCGAACCGGTCACCCGCCTCGCGCTCCGGAAGGCCCCCGAGGAACTCCGGGAGCGGGTAGTCCGCGAACGAGTCGAG includes the following:
- a CDS encoding diacylglycerol/lipid kinase family protein, which translates into the protein MTERRAGAVVNPVSGDGRGVTMLETLRAALGDGWRVDATVLSGPGEADDAGRSFADRELLAVVGGDGTVREVASAYLAEGREPPPLYVVPGGRGNSLYRHCYGEHDWRAVARRVGRAFEVRPVDAGRYKADGETGYFLLGFTGGLFRAAVEASEAFGWLPGPLAYLLGMGRSVLREDPVEVRLEADEEPLFEGPAHLVAVGGGRYRGSRFDLLPGSRPADGDLHALVVEATDLRDVLAITRAGPAGRQVEHPAVHYHRSPAFDLSSPSGLPVEVDGTVVDDPVCEAHLAVVPGALRFAYPAGF
- a CDS encoding MmgE/PrpD family protein, encoding MTEKNAPFLETAARWATGLHFHDLPPDVRRAAGAQRLSAIGAAAWTCSLPVGERIHRTVRAEFDTAGEATLLGGGRVAPRAAAYGHAALGMALDFDDTVLGGHTGHSAVFVPLAYAEVAGADWRRAVLAHVAANEVAARVASAAAVGPFRGQQTAYVHALCAAVGRAVVEGDDADTLADAMAIALSQPPWPLDAGFLGSDAKVLTAAEPVLAGLNAVGAAREGLAGNREVVTAEGGFLDSFADYPLPEFLGGLPEREAGDRFGPVEGRWHTRAVTVKAHPGCAYVSAPVEAALDARRELDRRFDGTVPVSHVTVETSLFTTQVDERASRYVRGPDSTLAALNFSVPYNVAVALLDGEHTPRQFADARRGKRDVWELADRVELEHDAEFTTDALRSEVPLGAMLRRVGPLVLPYSAKTVGGGATVANLPTLLRFVRKRPLPTDLSAAEKRLGARVTVHLSDGQSVTAECPHPMGFAGRPLSETRAVARRKCEGALVELAGADAPVRPAVEALRDPDGPVSLEEVAALVSRGTAAAPEVPHR